One region of Natronorubrum aibiense genomic DNA includes:
- the trpB gene encoding tryptophan synthase subunit beta yields the protein MSNGAFEGYGGRHVPDPLQEPLEQLATAYDEVADTDAFRSELRELLETFAGRPTPLYYASTLSDRYGADIYLKREDLLHGGAHKINNALGQALLAKQSGRDRIIAETGAGQHGTATAMVGALLDLETEIYMGAKDVARQEMNVFRMRLMGAEVNEVTRGDEGLADAVDAALEDFAENVDDTHYLVGSVVGPDPFPRMVRDFQSVIGREAREQFQERTGELPDAAVACVGGGSNAIGLFHAFRDDDVDFYGAEGGGEGADSSRHAAPLAKGKDDVIHGMKTRVIDDDVEVHSVSAGLDYPGVGPEHAMYKAIGRCEYTGVTDEEALAAFRELSETEGIIPALESSHGIARAIQLAEAGEHETILVNLSGRGDKDMETAASKFNL from the coding sequence ATGTCTAATGGCGCGTTCGAGGGGTACGGCGGACGCCACGTTCCCGATCCCCTGCAGGAACCACTCGAGCAGCTCGCGACCGCCTACGACGAGGTCGCCGACACTGACGCGTTCCGTTCGGAGCTGCGTGAGTTGCTCGAGACGTTTGCCGGCCGACCGACGCCGCTGTACTACGCGAGCACGCTGAGCGACCGGTACGGTGCCGACATCTACCTCAAGCGAGAGGACCTGCTCCACGGCGGGGCCCACAAGATCAACAACGCACTCGGACAGGCCCTGCTAGCCAAACAGAGCGGCCGCGACCGCATCATTGCCGAGACCGGGGCCGGCCAACACGGCACCGCGACCGCGATGGTCGGCGCGTTGCTCGACCTCGAGACGGAGATTTACATGGGCGCGAAAGATGTCGCCCGACAGGAGATGAACGTCTTCCGGATGCGGCTGATGGGTGCCGAGGTCAACGAAGTGACTCGCGGCGACGAAGGCCTCGCCGACGCCGTCGACGCGGCGCTCGAGGACTTCGCCGAGAACGTCGACGACACCCACTACCTCGTGGGTAGCGTCGTCGGCCCCGACCCGTTCCCGCGGATGGTTCGGGACTTCCAGAGCGTCATCGGTCGGGAGGCCCGCGAACAGTTCCAGGAGCGAACGGGCGAGTTACCCGACGCGGCCGTCGCCTGCGTCGGCGGTGGGTCGAACGCGATCGGTCTCTTTCATGCGTTCCGCGACGACGACGTCGACTTCTACGGTGCCGAAGGCGGCGGCGAAGGAGCCGACTCGAGTCGCCACGCGGCCCCGCTCGCGAAAGGGAAAGACGACGTCATCCACGGGATGAAAACGCGTGTGATCGACGACGACGTCGAGGTTCACTCCGTCTCCGCGGGCCTCGATTACCCCGGTGTCGGCCCCGAACACGCTATGTACAAGGCTATCGGCCGCTGTGAGTACACGGGCGTCACCGACGAGGAAGCGCTCGCGGCATTCCGCGAACTCAGCGAGACTGAGGGAATCATCCCGGCGCTCGAGTCCAGCCACGGCATCGCCCGTGCGATCCAGCTCGCCGAAGCGGGTGAGCACGAAACGATCCTCGTGAACCTCTCCGGACGCGGCGACAAGGACATGGAAACCGCGGCGTCGAAGTTCAACCTCTGA
- a CDS encoding YeiH family protein, whose protein sequence is MSAYRLFPGLVALCLGALAARAIGLTAGVNHLLVAIALGFALANGPGVPDRLEPGIATHKLWLGAGIVLMGASLTLETILEVGGTVLLVVVLVTALTISVVEALSRNVFGLADRLGSLLAAGAGICGVSAVVAVAGAIRAREDQIAYAAATVLLFDAITIVVYPILGDLLGLSDVVFGVWAGVSMFSTGPVVAVGFAHSEVAGQWATMTKLSRNALIGVVVLVYASYYAQRGEGGRPSVQLLWAEFPKFVLGFIALVVLASAGVFSPAQQTALENAYNWLFVLAFVGLGTEIRLDGLRNTGVTPAIVVLVSLLIVSAFSLVLLVILFS, encoded by the coding sequence ATGTCCGCCTACCGGCTCTTTCCGGGGCTCGTCGCGCTCTGCCTTGGTGCACTCGCCGCGCGAGCCATCGGGCTGACCGCTGGCGTCAATCACCTGCTCGTCGCCATCGCACTCGGCTTCGCGCTGGCGAACGGTCCTGGCGTGCCCGACCGCCTCGAGCCGGGAATCGCGACTCACAAGCTTTGGCTGGGGGCCGGAATCGTCCTCATGGGCGCGTCGCTGACGCTCGAGACGATCCTCGAGGTCGGCGGCACCGTCCTCCTTGTTGTCGTGCTCGTCACTGCCCTCACGATCAGCGTCGTCGAAGCGCTCTCGCGGAACGTCTTCGGACTCGCCGATCGCCTCGGCTCGTTGCTCGCAGCGGGGGCTGGGATCTGTGGCGTGTCGGCCGTCGTCGCGGTCGCCGGAGCGATCCGCGCCCGCGAAGACCAGATCGCCTACGCGGCGGCGACGGTCCTGTTGTTCGACGCGATCACGATCGTCGTCTACCCGATCCTCGGCGACCTGCTCGGGCTTTCGGACGTCGTCTTCGGCGTCTGGGCCGGCGTCAGCATGTTCTCGACGGGGCCAGTCGTCGCGGTCGGCTTCGCCCACTCCGAGGTCGCCGGCCAATGGGCGACGATGACGAAACTCTCGCGAAACGCCTTGATCGGCGTCGTGGTCCTCGTCTATGCGAGTTATTATGCCCAGCGCGGCGAGGGTGGACGCCCATCCGTGCAGTTGCTCTGGGCGGAGTTCCCGAAGTTCGTCCTCGGATTCATCGCGCTCGTCGTGCTGGCGAGTGCGGGCGTGTTCTCGCCGGCCCAACAGACCGCGCTCGAGAACGCCTACAACTGGCTGTTCGTGCTCGCGTTCGTCGGACTGGGAACCGAAATTCGTCTCGATGGGCTCCGCAACACCGGTGTGACGCCAGCGATCGTCGTCTTGGTATCGCTACTTATCGTCAGCGCATTCTCGCTCGTGCTGCTCGTGATATTGTTCTCGTGA